Proteins encoded by one window of Glycine soja cultivar W05 chromosome 15, ASM419377v2, whole genome shotgun sequence:
- the LOC114385948 gene encoding uncharacterized protein LOC114385948, with protein MGDFVEDRWEWKLTWRRTFFYHEIDNVAALLAEIESGHIHQSSRDFLWWKPDPNGLFSTKSAYKVLQEAHNNADEDRASKIMWRLKIPPGVSAFSWRLFKNMLPTRDNLRRRQVTLPSYSCPLCEHEEESVNHLMFNCSKTRSLWWEPMRWVNRVGPLPTDPKNHFLQFSQWNRQSSTTKRWELLWIALSLSIWHHRNGMVFNNQPFNPEKVMDDALFHTWSWLKCVEKGFQLHFNF; from the coding sequence ATGGGGGATTTTGTGGAGGACAGATGGGAATGGAAGTTAACATGGAGgaggacttttttttatcatgaaattGACAATGTAGCAGCTCTTCTAGCTGAGATCGAGTCTGGCCACATCCATCAATCCAGCAGGGATTTCCTTTGGTGGAAGCCTGACCCTAATGGTCTATTTTCAACAAAGTCTGCCTACAAAGTACTGCAGGAGGCTCATAATAATGCTGATGAAGACAGGGCCTCCAAGATTATGTGGAGACTGAAAATTCCCCCAGGGGTGAGTGCTTTTTCTTGGAGACTATTCAAGAACATGCTCCCTACTAGGGATAATCTCAGAAGGAGGCAAGTGACATTGCCTTCATACAGCTGCCCTCTATGTGAGCATGAAGAAGAATCGGTCAATCATCTTATGTTCAACTGCTCCAAGACTAGGAGTCTTTGGTGGGAGCCAATGAGATGGGTTAATAGAGTGGGTCCTCTCCCCACAGACCCAAAGAATCACTTTTTGCAATTCTCTCAGTGGAATAGGCAAAGTTCTACAACCAAGAGATGGGAATTGCTGTGGATAGCTCTGTCTTTGTCCATTTGGCATCACAGAAATGGCATGGTTTTCAATAACCAGCCTTTTAATCCTGAAAAGGTCATGGATGATGCCTTATTCCACACTTGGTCTTGGCTTAAGTGTGTGGAGAAGGGCTTCCAactgcattttaatttctag